The following is a genomic window from Xiphophorus couchianus chromosome 5, X_couchianus-1.0, whole genome shotgun sequence.
TGCGTCTCCTCTGGAGACAATGCAggtgttttgtttcaaaaagcACAAGACTGAATTATTATACTCTGGAAACAGACAGTACCTTCTGCGAAGGCCATGCCCAAGCATGTGGTGAACCCTGTGATGGAGAGAATGTCATCAAAACTTCCAGCTGCCATCAGCAGGGTGGGGATGCCCTTTTCCACGCCGTATCCGTCCTTCTGCAGCCGAAGCATCGAGGGCACCACCACGGCCGGGGACACAGCGCTCAGAACAAAGCTGCAGGaaacatggatttattttattattgcaaaaatgaaagaaattaataatttgTCTTTTCCTGCAGATGAAGGTAATGAAAACAACTTAATTGGATACAAAAGAATGATGTTTGCCGTAACTGAAGGAGACAGGCCACGCAGTATGTTTTTAGATCTTTAACATGACTGCAAACAAACCTCTAAAAACTAGAATAGCAGAATCTTTCACATGGTCTAACGATAGCAGAGAATACTATTTATTCACAAGCAGGGGAACATTTTATTAGTGATTCTAAAAtgcagtgccttgaaaaagtatctATACTTGTCTTTTTCTACTAAATAAACTCTCAGTAAAGTGTGaggaagtttgtggttgaaaatcaattcaaaatgtaaataatttcattgGTTGAACTGGATTTATTTAATGGTATCAGACAAAatggggctgaatacaaatccaCGGCACACTTTTGAAGCCAGGATTTCTAGTCAGATGACACAATAACTCAATCAAGTGCGAAAACACAGCGTATtgcagaaaactaacactgtacATCACCCTGAACTCACCATCACCTAGTTTTAAAACTGGTGGTGACAGGATCATGGTGAGTGAATGATGTTCTTCAATGGCAGCTAGTCAGAGTTGATAAAAAATGGAGGTAAATATAAGGCACTCgctacttttgcaaggcactgtatttCAGATTTACTTACAACTTTTGACAAGTAAATCTGTCAAAAGTTCCTcttgtctatatatatatatatatatatatatatatatatatgtaaatgaCAAAATTGTAAATTACCATAAATCTAGATATATCAACACAGAGTGCAAAGTGTTGCATTTACCCAAGAACAAAGCCCCACTTCCAGGGCAAGCCCATGACGAAGTGAGAGATGAGAGCAGCAGTGCTGGCTTCGATCAGGCAGGGCCCAGCTGCTACACGTATACACACAGTTTTGAGCTTCCTCAGAGCCTGAGGGTAGAAATGTACATGTTGTAATGATGCATGACTTCTATTTTGCAGAAAACATCGAAAAGCCCACGTTTTTCAGCATCAAATAACTTTAACTGTTTCAACTGAAATAAGAAGCTTTTATTAACTATCATTGAGAACCAAACTTGCTGTTTGTTATTTCAgagaatttttaaaacttagaaTAACTGCAATAATTTGCGGATTTGGTCTGATGTAAATAGAATCTGCCTCTATTTCGTAAAGTCTGTGTTCTCAATTAAAGCCATTGTATAAAGATTTGAGGTTAAACTATTAAtagttatttagttttttaaataccGTACTCATATTCCATTAACCACTAAACTTTTCTATAAGAATGAGTCATACCTTGGGATCCAACCCCAGGCCAGCTCTGGCCAGGATGACAGCCAGAGCAATGTTTCTCAGAGAAGCAGACCATCTGAAGTTAATGTACACCGAATCTGTTACAACTGGGATGTTTCTCAGCAGGAAGCCCATCAGCAGCATACCTGCAGTGCAGCAGAAAGGGTgggaaagaggaaagaagaTCTGTTTTAACCCTAAATGccgtttattttatttggggtTATCACACAATACAGATTTTAAGTGAATGTGactaaatgggaaaaaaactgaagactaagcagaagaaaaataaagttttttgaaAAGGTTAGACTCAATCAAAGCTGCTAACCAAAAACTCTTCTtgatcaaaagtgaaaaaactgAACATAGAAGCAATAAACTGGCTCCCAACCCTGGGCCTCAGGGaccactgtcctgcatgttttatatgtCCAGCACACCAAAGTGGGGGAATCTTGTTTAACAGAACGAAGTGAAACAAACTCCTCTCAGACAGAATCTATTGTTGCCTCTGCTCTTAATATGGATCAATGACAATCGTTCATAACAGGAAAGCTCCTTGAGGCTCTTGTGCAGCTACATTAAAGGATGCAAGCACGCATGAATGAAGTAATAGCTAAAACTACAGAGCTTTTTCCATCACAAACACAGTATTACAACTACAagttattttgaagggatattatagaaaaaaaatatcatgttATATGACACACATTTAGGTTTTGAGGTGCAAAAAATGCAATGTGTATAGTTGGAAGTTAGAAATTAGAAATTGATGCCTAAATGACATTAATTTATCTTACCAAGGAGTGGTGGAAATGGTGGAAGTGTAGGCAGCTGGATGAGGGCAACTGCTTTGCCACCGACGATCGCACAGAGAAAGACTACGGTGATGCCAAACAGATTCCCTCCAGGAAGACATTCTTCCTCTGTGATGGACACAATCACCCCAAAGAGTACAGCTGCCAAAAGAACTGAAGAGGGAAGAGAAGACAGACATTCACTGAAAGACAAATGATCCGTTTTGTCACTTTTGTCAGTATGACTCTAAagttttttgaaaaacagaaaggtataataaaaaaaaaaaacactgccaAATATTTTAACCCACTGAAAACCTGCAACgctttaaattttgtattttgaatacAAATCTAAATATGTATGCAACTAAATAATTTGCAAATCAGTACTGTTTACTGTATAAAAGTGCAATAtatgaattttaaataattccaaaaagaaaaaaacaataaaaacacttagCCTACAAATGAATCCTTGTGGTTACCTTTGGTAATGAGAGAGGCTAGAAGGCCTCGTGGCGGACATGGGCAAAACTTGCGAAGCAGCGGGCAACAGACCACTGGTGGGTCTGTGTTGGTGCCAGCATCCACCACAGGGTGGCGAGGGATAAAATAGGTCGTCTCCTCTGTTACATTTGGAGTCGAGCAACGCCGCACCACCACCTGGAACTGGTTCACGTTGAGATGCTTTAAGGGAAGAATCaagacacaaagaaaagagTGTCAATAACATAGCAGATAGACTTTAGAAACTAGATTATGGTGTAAACATGCTGAGATATGATGTTTTTAACAGTTACCTTTGGGTAAAAATGATTCATCGCAATATTTACAACAGAGCATAGCTTATTATGACCGTGTATTGTGTTCTTAATCAATGAGAGCATGCTAATAGATtagaaaacagatgtttttctaaaatgaaatacTCAGTTGGCTGTGTGGGTTCcagtttttcccttttcttttagcttttacCTCAACATGATTTGCAGTAGGAAGAGTGATTCTCTCCAGCAGTGGGCTGGGTGCTGGGCTGGGTGCTGGACTGTGTGTAGGACTCGGTTCAGTTTTTGCAGGTTTCTCAGAGTTTTCCTCCATTGTTGTACTCCACCGTTTTTCTGATCCGTTTGCTTCTTTATCACAGCAGGTTGAACTCACGATTGAGTTCAGCCATTTGAATTTCCTTCACTTCTTAGTGTCCAGCCTCTCACCTGGTGCTCCTGTTCAAACCTCTCATGTTCTAATAAcagtgagagaagaaaaaaagaattgaataCATAAACATTAAAGTAAATAGCAAACTATTACTATAAAAGCAAAC
Proteins encoded in this region:
- the LOC114144996 gene encoding sodium/hydrogen exchanger 9B2 isoform X2 — its product is MEENSEKPAKTEPSPTHSPAPSPAPSPLLERITLPTANHVEHLNVNQFQVVVRRCSTPNVTEETTYFIPRHPVVDAGTNTDPPVVCCPLLRKFCPCPPRGLLASLITKVLLAAVLFGVIVSITEEECLPGGNLFGITVVFLCAIVGGKAVALIQLPTLPPFPPLLGMLLMGFLLRNIPVVTDSVYINFRWSASLRNIALAVILARAGLGLDPKALRKLKTVCIRVAAGPCLIEASTAALISHFVMGLPWKWGFVLGFVLSAVSPAVVVPSMLRLQKDGYGVEKGIPTLLMAAGSFDDILSITGFTTCLGMAFAEGSTLYNLLRGVLEVGGGMVVGILLGFLIQYFPSVDQKHLVMKRSFLVLGLSVFAVFGSNMAGFPGSGGLCTLVLSFLAGLGWGEEKARVGEVISWAWDVFQPLLFGLIGAEIRVNELEGLTVGLGISTILIAVMVRVLFTFVCVLHAGFNLKEKVFIALAWMPKATVQAAIGSTALDMARAKANEEQMKYGIDVLTVAVLAILLTAPVVSLIIGILGPRLLQGPKTPTCGTAAGSEDDTETPVTFESTL
- the LOC114144996 gene encoding sodium/hydrogen exchanger 9B2 isoform X1, translating into MEENSEKPAKTEPSPTHSPAPSPAPSPLLERITLPTANHVEHLNVNQFQVVVRRCSTPNVTEETTYFIPRHPVVDAGTNTDPPVVCCPLLRKFCPCPPRGLLASLITKVLLAAVLFGVIVSITEEECLPGGNLFGITVVFLCAIVGGKAVALIQLPTLPPFPPLLGMLLMGFLLRNIPVVTDSVYINFRWSASLRNIALAVILARAGLGLDPKALRKLKTVCIRVAAGPCLIEASTAALISHFVMGLPWKWGFVLGFVLSAVSPAVVVPSMLRLQKDGYGVEKGIPTLLMAAGSFDDILSITGFTTCLGMAFAEGSTLYNLLRGVLEVGGGMVVGILLGFLIQYFPSVDQKHLVMKRSFLVLGLSVFAVFGSNMAGFPGSGGLCTLVLSFLAGLGWGEEKARVGEVISWAWDVFQPLLFGLIGAEIRVNELEGLTVGLGISTILIAVMVRVLFTFVCVLHAGFNLKEKVFIALAWMPKATVQAAIGSTALDMARAKANEEQMKYGIDVLTVAVLAILLTAPVVSLIIGILGPRLLQGPKTPTCGERVKPSLSAFFLGTAAGSEDDTETPVTFESTL